A single Stigmatella aurantiaca DNA region contains:
- a CDS encoding chondroitinase-B domain-containing protein translates to MLKPVALLLLLSSPALARQVNISSVSQLQTALAGAQAGDELILADGTYAVNANLNCSVNGTAQAPIIVRAQNRLGALIRFNAVEGFKVSGAHWRFEGLDIQGACSDDNTCDHAFHVTGHAEHFVLRDSRVRDFNAQLKVNATQNGGKWEIPHAGLIERNELADTRPRATSHPVTKLNIDTGDNWIVRDNLIRDFHKNGGDSVSYGAFMKSGGNNGVFERNRVLCTRDVATGGTRIGLSFGGGGTGNAYCAPNFDANKPCDPEHTGGTMRNNVIANCSDVGIYLNKARSTQVLFNTLVSTSGVDFRFASSTGAAHGNVLSGTLRRRDGSTFESGTNLLNVSTATFSGWYQEPLKGDLTVRGNVSSLIGAAAARPQVVDDFCGRPRPAQGAYTMGALEHSLGDCAGWPTDGGSTSPGDGGTDGGVDGGVDAGTPSPVDAGGTNDGGPGAEGPSEEEEEAASESGCSASPGVSATLLLMALGLLAFSRPRHAPGRK, encoded by the coding sequence ATGCTCAAGCCCGTTGCACTCTTGCTGCTCCTCTCCTCCCCTGCGCTGGCCCGGCAGGTGAATATCTCCTCGGTGTCCCAGCTCCAGACGGCCCTCGCGGGCGCTCAAGCCGGGGATGAGCTCATCCTCGCGGACGGCACCTATGCGGTGAACGCCAACCTGAACTGCTCGGTGAATGGGACGGCGCAGGCCCCCATCATCGTGCGTGCCCAGAACCGGCTGGGAGCCCTCATCCGCTTCAACGCGGTGGAGGGCTTCAAAGTCTCGGGCGCCCACTGGCGCTTCGAGGGGCTCGACATCCAAGGGGCCTGCTCGGACGACAACACCTGTGACCACGCCTTCCACGTCACGGGCCACGCCGAGCACTTCGTCCTGCGCGACAGCCGCGTGCGCGACTTCAACGCGCAGCTCAAGGTGAACGCCACCCAGAACGGAGGCAAATGGGAGATTCCCCACGCCGGGCTCATCGAGCGCAACGAGCTGGCCGACACCCGCCCCCGGGCGACGTCTCATCCGGTGACGAAGCTCAACATCGACACGGGCGACAACTGGATCGTCCGCGACAACCTCATCCGCGACTTCCACAAGAACGGCGGGGACTCCGTCTCCTACGGCGCGTTCATGAAGAGCGGTGGCAACAACGGCGTGTTCGAGCGCAACCGCGTGCTGTGCACCCGGGATGTGGCCACCGGTGGCACCCGCATCGGGTTGTCCTTTGGGGGCGGCGGGACGGGCAATGCCTACTGCGCGCCGAACTTCGATGCCAACAAGCCGTGCGATCCCGAGCACACCGGCGGCACGATGCGCAACAACGTCATCGCCAACTGCTCGGACGTCGGCATCTACCTGAACAAGGCCCGCTCCACCCAGGTGCTCTTCAATACCCTCGTGTCCACGTCGGGCGTGGACTTCCGCTTTGCCTCCAGCACGGGCGCCGCGCACGGCAACGTGCTGTCGGGGACCCTGCGCCGCCGGGACGGCAGCACGTTCGAGTCCGGCACCAACCTGCTCAACGTGAGCACGGCCACCTTCTCCGGCTGGTACCAGGAGCCGCTGAAGGGAGACCTCACGGTTCGAGGGAACGTGTCCTCGTTGATCGGCGCCGCGGCGGCCCGGCCGCAGGTGGTGGATGACTTCTGTGGCCGGCCCCGTCCAGCCCAGGGCGCGTACACGATGGGAGCCCTGGAGCACTCGCTCGGGGATTGCGCGGGCTGGCCCACCGATGGGGGCAGCACATCTCCCGGCGACGGGGGGACGGACGGGGGCGTGGACGGAGGGGTGGACGCGGGTACCCCCTCGCCCGTGGACGCAGGGGGGACCAACGATGGGGGACCGGGCGCGGAGGGCCCTTCCGAGGAGGAGGAGGAGGCTGCCAGTGAATCCGGCTGCTCCGCGAGTCCGGGGGTGAGCGCCACGCTCCTGCTCATGGCCCTGGGGCTTCTGGCGTTCTCCCGCCCCCGGCACGCGCCCGGCCGGAAATAG
- a CDS encoding trifunctional serine/threonine-protein kinase/ATP-binding protein/sensor histidine kinase gives MFSLPGYTLLGAHKSSPTHLLLRAVRDLDGLRLILKTPVAAAIGPRERERYRREFSILQRIRDMPGVPHVYGCEQLPDRPVLLLEDVEGQRLSELTAEPLEVGRVLALGISLSSTLAELHRRGIIHKDVKPANIYLAASGETRLIDFGSASFQRVEHVDALLSPHIEGSLEYMSPEQTGRMNRPVDYRTDLYSLGITLYELLTGSLPFHGRDALEWFHAHMAQAPVPPVERVPDLPPVPSAIILKLLAKVAEERYQSAEGLRADLARCLENLSRGVHEEFLPGLQDYSPRFQLPQRLYGRDMHAAALLQALERVSHEGRPELVLVRGYSGIGKSAVVHELHKPVVRQRGFFLHGKFDQLQRDIPYAPLAQAIRGLTQQQLSGTDTELARWREHLLKAWEGEGQVLVDVVPQLGLVAGKQPPVPELPAAAALHRFNRVFRRFLGVFATSEHPLVLFLDDLQWADLASLQLLQHLLTHPETPPVLLIGTYRDNEVSPVHPLSLMLGELRKTGARMKDLQLDPLSLDDIQRLVADTLPGAGAEIREPLSVLALQKTGGNPFFLLQFLRTLNQDGLLVRTPEGSWRWDAKGVRDRGYSDNAVDFMVGNLRQLPAATQHLLRLAACVGNAFALRILLLLSHREDASEVEQELEPALQEGLVANTGPEQYRFLHDRIQQAAHALIPEEERKAIHLRIGQLLLARLSPEELQENLFDVVSQLNAGAGLISSPTERHQAARLNREAGTRARAATAFRSAAHYFAMAFQLLPGDPWETDPGLSFQLLLDQARCEFMSGNPERTRQLLETLQPRAHGRANLATIYRLRSDLLLARGDFQGSFSVLLEGLSLVGMPLPPNPSWEEVLAAQQEVQDLLGERPIASLAGLPRMTEPDLEAVLLLLSELYGSTLVVSPHLLILHLCKLVSLSLRYGNSPASVHAYGNYGVILGGAFQRYREGYAFGQLARELSERYGAPALKGRALYCLGLLTGWTQPLASSLEFMRQAFQHALQAGDIPIAGFCCPFLVMNRLNLGHALEEVEQEAVVRMDFVRKAGVVVVKDILLFLQGYVRQLRGLTPAFGSMSGDGFNEESFEAGLAPKGSSFIQCWYWLMRMKARYLSGGFEQARESGERCAELSWSLMGRYLFAEFTFFRALSLAACFERMPPEGQAPALETLRQAQRQFAQWEENCPENFRAQERILSAELARLTGLEWEALHACEEAIPWARQQGLPQLVGLACELAARLGRARLPLLADAYARKAREAYLGWGALGKVRQLEAQWPELASATAALESVTGTASAQLDVLSVVKAQHAISGEIVLDRLADTLLKVAIENAGAQRGALVLLQGGKLSVVADSAAPPEPSGADGNEESLPWTLIAYVRRTLEHVLLDDATQPHAFLEQGWLARTRARSVLCLPLVRQEEFRGVLYLENSLATHAFTPARLALLGYLASQAAISIENARLYAEVQRAETALRRANDELEKRVEERTAELRKAQAQLLETARSAGMAEVATSVLHNVGNVLTSAIINVEVLHQTLSASRVGRLKQVSTMLQEHQSALADFLTQDSRGTLLPAYLASLAHELLREQATLQEGLAGMTKHIEHVRAVVHLQQTYARSTLLLEEWELSQLVEDALSIQMPALKSHGVSVTRQLASLPKVRVDKHKVLQILINLINNAKDAMAALPSDRRILLVRLEAKEPMARIQVVDQGVGIAPEIHAQLFSQGFTTREGGHGLGLHSSALAARMLGGRLQLESDGPGKGATATLELPLV, from the coding sequence CTGTCCGAGCTCACGGCGGAGCCCTTGGAGGTGGGACGCGTCCTGGCGCTGGGCATCTCCCTGTCCTCCACGCTCGCGGAGCTTCACCGCCGCGGCATCATCCACAAGGACGTCAAGCCCGCCAACATCTACCTGGCCGCATCGGGAGAGACGCGCCTCATCGACTTCGGCAGCGCCAGCTTCCAGCGCGTCGAGCACGTGGATGCGCTCCTCTCGCCGCACATCGAAGGGTCCCTGGAGTACATGTCTCCCGAGCAGACCGGGCGCATGAATCGCCCGGTGGACTACCGCACGGACCTGTACTCGCTGGGCATCACCCTCTACGAGCTGCTCACGGGCAGCCTGCCGTTCCACGGGAGGGACGCGCTCGAGTGGTTCCATGCGCACATGGCGCAGGCCCCGGTGCCCCCCGTGGAGCGGGTGCCGGACCTGCCGCCGGTGCCCTCCGCCATCATCCTGAAGCTCCTGGCCAAGGTGGCCGAGGAGCGCTACCAGAGCGCCGAGGGACTGAGGGCAGACCTCGCGCGGTGCCTGGAGAACCTGAGCCGGGGCGTGCACGAGGAGTTCCTGCCGGGCTTGCAGGACTACTCGCCGCGCTTCCAGCTACCCCAGCGGCTCTATGGGCGTGACATGCATGCCGCCGCCTTGCTGCAGGCGCTCGAGCGGGTCTCTCATGAGGGCCGGCCGGAGCTCGTTCTGGTGCGAGGCTACTCCGGCATCGGCAAGTCCGCGGTGGTCCATGAGCTGCACAAGCCGGTGGTCCGCCAGCGCGGCTTCTTCCTCCACGGCAAGTTCGATCAGCTCCAGCGCGACATTCCGTACGCCCCCCTGGCCCAGGCCATCCGCGGGCTGACGCAGCAGCAACTGTCCGGCACGGACACGGAGCTGGCGCGCTGGCGCGAGCACCTGCTGAAGGCGTGGGAGGGCGAGGGCCAGGTTCTCGTCGACGTGGTCCCCCAACTGGGGCTCGTCGCCGGCAAGCAACCCCCGGTGCCCGAGCTGCCGGCCGCCGCGGCGCTGCACCGCTTCAATCGCGTGTTCCGCAGGTTCCTTGGCGTCTTCGCCACCTCCGAGCACCCGCTCGTCCTCTTCCTGGATGATCTGCAGTGGGCGGATCTGGCCAGCCTTCAGCTGCTCCAGCACCTGCTCACCCACCCGGAGACGCCTCCGGTGCTGCTGATCGGCACCTACCGCGACAACGAGGTGAGCCCTGTCCACCCGCTGTCGCTCATGCTCGGAGAGCTGCGCAAGACGGGCGCGCGGATGAAGGATCTGCAGCTCGATCCCCTGAGCCTCGACGACATCCAGCGGCTGGTGGCCGATACGCTTCCCGGCGCGGGCGCGGAGATTCGCGAACCGCTCTCGGTGCTGGCCCTGCAGAAGACGGGCGGCAACCCGTTCTTCCTGCTCCAGTTCCTGCGCACGCTCAACCAGGACGGGCTCCTGGTGCGCACGCCCGAGGGCTCGTGGCGCTGGGATGCCAAGGGCGTCCGGGACCGGGGCTACTCCGACAACGCCGTCGACTTCATGGTGGGCAACCTGCGCCAGCTTCCCGCCGCCACCCAGCACCTGCTGCGGCTGGCGGCCTGCGTGGGCAACGCCTTCGCCTTGCGGATCCTGCTCCTGCTCTCGCACCGGGAGGACGCCTCGGAGGTGGAGCAGGAGCTGGAGCCCGCGCTCCAGGAAGGCCTGGTGGCGAACACCGGCCCAGAGCAGTACCGCTTCCTCCACGATCGCATCCAGCAGGCGGCGCACGCCCTCATCCCCGAGGAGGAGCGCAAGGCCATCCACCTGCGCATCGGCCAGCTGCTGCTGGCGCGCCTGTCACCCGAGGAGCTGCAGGAGAACCTCTTCGATGTGGTGAGCCAGCTCAACGCTGGGGCCGGGTTGATCTCCAGCCCCACCGAGCGCCACCAGGCCGCGCGTCTCAACCGCGAGGCGGGCACCCGGGCCCGGGCCGCGACCGCGTTCCGCTCGGCCGCCCACTACTTCGCCATGGCCTTCCAGCTGCTCCCTGGAGATCCATGGGAGACGGACCCCGGGCTGTCCTTCCAGCTCCTGCTGGACCAGGCCCGCTGTGAGTTCATGAGCGGCAACCCCGAGCGGACGCGCCAGCTGTTGGAGACGCTCCAGCCACGGGCTCACGGCCGCGCGAACCTGGCGACGATCTACCGGCTCCGGAGCGATCTCCTCCTGGCCCGGGGCGATTTCCAAGGTTCCTTCTCCGTCTTGCTGGAGGGCCTGTCCCTCGTGGGCATGCCGCTGCCGCCGAATCCCTCCTGGGAGGAGGTGCTCGCCGCCCAGCAGGAGGTGCAGGACCTCCTGGGGGAGCGTCCCATCGCGAGCCTCGCCGGACTGCCGCGCATGACCGAGCCGGACCTGGAGGCGGTGCTCCTGCTCCTGAGTGAGCTGTACGGCTCCACGCTCGTGGTGAGCCCCCACCTGCTCATCCTGCACCTGTGCAAGCTCGTCTCCCTCAGCCTGCGCTATGGCAACTCCCCCGCGTCCGTTCATGCTTACGGCAACTACGGGGTGATCCTGGGAGGGGCCTTCCAGCGCTACCGCGAGGGCTACGCCTTCGGGCAGCTCGCCCGCGAACTCTCGGAGCGCTACGGCGCTCCCGCCCTCAAGGGCCGGGCGCTCTACTGCCTGGGCCTGCTCACCGGCTGGACCCAGCCGCTCGCCTCCTCGCTGGAGTTCATGCGCCAGGCCTTCCAGCACGCGCTCCAGGCCGGAGACATCCCCATCGCGGGGTTCTGCTGCCCCTTCCTCGTCATGAATCGCCTGAACCTGGGGCACGCGCTGGAGGAGGTCGAACAGGAGGCGGTGGTGCGCATGGACTTCGTGCGCAAGGCCGGCGTCGTGGTGGTGAAGGACATCCTCCTCTTCCTCCAGGGCTATGTGCGGCAGCTGCGCGGCCTGACCCCCGCCTTCGGCTCCATGAGCGGCGACGGCTTCAACGAGGAGTCCTTCGAGGCCGGGCTGGCCCCCAAAGGCAGCAGCTTCATCCAGTGTTGGTACTGGCTCATGCGCATGAAGGCGCGCTACCTGAGCGGCGGATTCGAACAGGCGCGTGAATCCGGCGAGCGGTGTGCCGAGCTGAGCTGGAGCCTGATGGGCCGCTACCTGTTCGCGGAGTTCACCTTCTTCCGCGCCTTGAGCCTGGCCGCCTGCTTCGAGCGGATGCCTCCCGAAGGACAGGCCCCGGCACTCGAGACCCTCCGGCAGGCCCAGCGTCAGTTCGCGCAGTGGGAGGAGAACTGCCCGGAGAACTTCCGCGCGCAGGAGCGGATCCTCTCCGCGGAGCTGGCCCGGCTCACGGGCCTTGAGTGGGAGGCCCTCCACGCCTGTGAGGAGGCCATCCCCTGGGCTCGCCAGCAAGGCCTTCCCCAGCTCGTGGGCCTCGCGTGCGAGCTCGCCGCCCGCTTGGGACGCGCGAGGCTGCCCCTGCTCGCGGACGCCTATGCGCGAAAGGCCCGGGAGGCCTACCTGGGCTGGGGGGCGCTGGGGAAGGTGCGGCAGCTGGAGGCACAGTGGCCCGAGCTGGCCTCCGCCACGGCGGCCCTGGAGTCCGTCACCGGCACGGCCTCGGCACAGCTCGACGTGCTCTCCGTGGTGAAGGCGCAGCACGCCATCTCCGGGGAGATCGTCCTCGACCGGCTGGCGGACACACTGCTCAAGGTGGCCATCGAGAATGCCGGGGCTCAGCGGGGAGCGCTGGTGCTCCTCCAGGGCGGCAAGCTGTCGGTGGTGGCGGACTCGGCAGCCCCGCCGGAGCCCTCCGGGGCAGACGGGAACGAGGAGAGCCTGCCCTGGACGCTCATCGCCTATGTCCGGCGCACCCTGGAGCACGTGCTCCTCGATGATGCCACCCAGCCCCACGCGTTCTTGGAACAGGGATGGCTCGCGCGCACGCGGGCCCGCTCGGTGCTCTGCCTCCCGCTGGTGCGGCAGGAGGAGTTCCGCGGGGTGCTCTACCTGGAGAACAGCCTCGCCACCCACGCCTTCACGCCCGCGCGGCTCGCGCTGCTGGGGTACCTCGCCTCCCAGGCCGCCATCTCCATCGAGAACGCGCGGCTCTACGCGGAGGTGCAGCGGGCCGAGACGGCCCTGCGCCGCGCCAACGACGAGCTGGAGAAGCGGGTGGAGGAGCGCACGGCGGAGCTGAGAAAAGCCCAGGCGCAGTTGTTGGAGACGGCGCGCTCCGCGGGCATGGCCGAGGTGGCCACCAGTGTGCTCCACAACGTGGGCAACGTGCTGACCAGCGCCATCATCAACGTCGAGGTGCTCCACCAGACGTTGAGCGCCTCCCGCGTGGGACGCCTGAAGCAGGTCTCCACGATGCTCCAGGAGCATCAGAGTGCCCTGGCGGACTTCCTGACCCAGGATTCACGCGGCACCCTGCTGCCTGCATACCTGGCGAGCCTGGCCCACGAGCTGCTCCGGGAGCAGGCCACGCTGCAGGAAGGGCTGGCTGGAATGACCAAGCACATCGAACACGTGCGGGCCGTTGTCCATTTGCAGCAGACCTACGCCCGGAGCACGCTCCTCCTCGAAGAGTGGGAACTCTCGCAGCTCGTCGAGGACGCCTTGAGCATCCAGATGCCCGCGCTCAAGAGCCACGGCGTCTCCGTGACCCGGCAGCTCGCGTCACTGCCCAAGGTCCGCGTGGACAAGCACAAGGTGCTGCAGATCCTGATCAACCTCATCAACAACGCCAAGGACGCCATGGCCGCGTTGCCCAGTGACCGCCGGATCCTGCTCGTGCGGCTCGAGGCGAAGGAACCCATGGCGCGCATCCAGGTGGTGGACCAGGGCGTGGGCATCGCGCCGGAGATCCACGCTCAGCTCTTCTCCCAGGGCTTCACCACGCGAGAGGGGGGCCATGGCCTGGGCCTGCACTCCAGCGCGCTGGCGGCGCGGATGCTGGGCGGGCGCCTCCAGCTGGAGAGCGACGGACCGGGCAAGGGCGCCACGGCGACGCTGGAGCTGCCCCTGGTTTAG